In Toxotes jaculatrix isolate fToxJac2 chromosome 11, fToxJac2.pri, whole genome shotgun sequence, a single genomic region encodes these proteins:
- the map3k4 gene encoding mitogen-activated protein kinase kinase kinase 4 isoform X2: MHWLVVNITSRQAKPVEDASQQNSEVDESWDSASEEEEALYGTSPPCTPRQMKRMSGKHQRNSQARSAGRSPNKTDLSPSVLREGPRPAETPEEHSYKQGKKHRATLRSTERDHKKTFEGSFMLDPLSKSSPFGAINMDPRKHYLSLGCSSGKLPVSMPHIARTHRQTSRTDCPADRLKFFETLRLLLKLTSMSSKRKEKEQRGQEIMAFMGHNNEVIWLELQAWHARRSTGDQDLFLFTARQAIPDIINEVLHFKVDYDSLRGAQCLGSQTIQGDYPSIPDLLCGEEREPAVAETNHCGIDPWGFSASPSTAMNAAEPLGSGAACREHLQRQRLAFEQVKRVMELLEYVEALYPSLQALQKDYEKYAARDFQGRVQALCLWLNITQDLNQKLRVMATVLGLHDLSRIGWPVFEIPSPRCSRGNEEEETEKDEENDSTATFTAESEGEDRDAEEEEEEEGEGELGHETDGELSSSLTLKFSRLLSEDESLSTAAAGSAEASAGGGVFCPTAIYRPFVDKALKQMGLRKLILRLHKLMDRSLQRSRAALLRHTPALEFADFPDPMLYSDYLPELSRHVSYSGPAHPELGADQVSWEDLLDMDLPSFRPAFLVLCRVLLNVIHECLKLRLEQRPAGEPSLLSIKQLVRECKEVLKGGLLMKQYYQFMLRGVVTDAQGLQTNANIDDFEEDLHKMLVVYFDYMHSWIQMLQQLPQASHSLKNLLEEEWHFTKVITPYIRGGEAQSGKLFCDIAGMLLKSTGEFLDAGLQKCGNEFWESADDSTASDEIRRWVIEASRSLKELFHEARERASKALGFAKMLRKDLEVAADFSITNGVTCLLEALKKRNYVKVQIPGLEELQVFVPCGLMDQRPLILQLLNAAAGKDCSKEPEEIADDEAYLLMSKHRAGDSATDSEWAQWDGELLKLVPQMETVDTLRAMKVENMLLIVMQSAHLVAQRKAFQQSMEDVLTLSREQTSSQPLIATALEELKDEALQLCIKISTAIERVEYMFTTEFEAEVEESESATLQQYYREAMIQGYNFAFEYHKEVVRLMSGEFRQRIGERYIAFARKWMTYVLTKCESGRGTKPRWATQGFDFLQAIEPAFISALPEDDFLNLQALMNECIGHVIGKPHSPVTGLYIAPRNSPRPVKVPRCHSDPPNPNLFIPNAEGFSSRSLPCDLRNQLPNGPRPVPQGLGEQSHTKAPGSTPSDVRGSSFHENDRLSSVAAELHFKSLSRHSSPTEDREEPSYPKGDPNSTARRSWELRTFISQSKDTAARQSPMEAVRRSIRKFEDKRYAMMKQRNIIGQVCHTPKSYDNVMQVGLRKVTFKWQRGNKIGEGQYGKVYTCINVDTGELMAMKEIRFQPNDHKTIKETADELKIFEGIKHPNLVRYFGVELHREEMYIFMEYCDEGTLEEVSRLGLQEHVIRLYSKQITTAINVLHEHGIVHRDIKGANIFLTSSGLIKLGDFGCSVKLRNNTHTMPGEVNSTLGTAAYMAPEVITRAKGEGHGRAADIWSLGCVLIEMVTGKRPWHEYEHNFQIMYKVGMGHKPPIPEKLSTEGKDFLGHCLESEPKRRWTASMLLDHPFVKVCTDEE, encoded by the exons ATGCACTGGCTTGTGGTTAACATCACTTCCAG GCAGGCTAAGCCGGTGGAAGATGCATCCCAACAGAACTCGGAGGTGGATGAATCCTGGGACTCTGccagtgaggaagaggaagctcTGTATGGCACGTCACCTCCGTGTACCCCCCGTCAGATGAAACGCATGTCTGGCAAACATCAAAGGAACAGCCAGGCGAGGAGTGCTGGTCGGTCTCCCAACAAGA CAGACCTCAGCCCATCTGTTCTGAGAGAGGGTCCCAGGCCAGCGGAGACCCCTGAGGAGCACAGCTACAAGCAGGGCAAGAAGCACAGGGCTACATTGCGCTCTACGGAGAGAGACCACAAGAAGACCTTTGAAGGTTCCTTCATGCTGGATCCACTCTCAAAGTCGAGCCCTTTCGGTGCCATCAACATGGATCCCAGGAAGCATTACTTGAGTTTGGGCTGCAGCAGCGGCAAACTTCCTGTGTCTATGCCCCATATTGCCCGGACCCACCGCCAGACCTCCAGGACAGACTGTCCTGCCGACCGCCTCAAGTTCTTTGAAACTCTGCGGCTCCTGCTCAAGCTCACGTCTATGTCCTccaagaggaaggagaaggagcagagaggCCAGGAGATCATGGCCTTCATGGGTCACAACAATGAGGTCATTTGGTTGGAGCTGCAGGCTTGGCACGCACGACGCTCCACCGGTGATCAAGacctctttcttttcactgccCGCCAGGCCATCCCTGACATCATCAATGAGGTGCTGCACTTTAAGGTCGACTATGACAGTTTGAGAGGGGCCCAGTGTTTGGGGTCTCAAACAATCCAGGGGGACTATCCGAGCATCCCAGATCTGCTTtgtggggaggagagggagcctGCTGTAGCAGAGACCAACCACTGTGGAATAGATCCCTGGGGCTTTAGCGCCAGCCCCTCGACTGCAATGAATGCAGCAGAGCCTCTGGGCTCTGGTGCTGCTTGCAGGGAACACCTTCAGCGCCAGCGGCTGGCATTTGAGCAGGTCAAGCGGGTTATGGAGTTGCTGGAGTATGTGGAAGCTTTGTACCCATCTTTGCAGGCCCTGCAGAAGGACTACGAAAAGTATGCAGCACGAGACTTCCAGGGCAGGGTGCAGGCgctctgtctgtggctcaaTATCACCCAGGACCTCAACCAGAAGCTGCGCGTTATGGCGACTGTGCTGGGACTCCATGATCTATCCCGTATCGGGTGGCCTGTCTTTGAGATCCCTTCACCTCGCTGCTCCCGTGGCAACGAAGAAGAGGAGACTGAGAAAGATGAGGAGAATGACTCGACAGCCACTTTTACCGCGGAAAGTGAAGGGGAGGACAGGGatgccgaggaggaggaggaggaggagggggagggggaatTGGGACATGAAACAGATGGAGAGTTGTCTTCCTCCCTGACTCTTAAATTTTCCCGATTGTTGTCAGAAGATGAGTCTCTCtcaactgctgctgcaggaagtgCAGAAGCAAGTGCGGGAGGGGGAGTATTCTGCCCCACAGCCATCTACAGACCGTTTGTGGATAAAGCTCTGAAACAGATGGGACTGCGTAAACTGATCCTCAGACTGCACAAACTGATGGACCGCTCTCTTCAACGGTCCAGAGCAGCGTTGCTCCGCCACACTCCAGCACTGGAG TTTGCGGACTTCCCAGACCCCATGCTGTACAGTGATTACCTGCCAGAGTTGTCGCGCCACGTGTCCTACAGCGGTCCGGCTCACCCAGAGCTCGGAGCAGACCAGGTGTCCTGGGAGGATTTGCTGGACATGGACCTCCCATCCTTCCGGCCGGCGTTCCTCGTGCTGTGCAGAGTCCTTCTCAATGTCATTCACGAATGCCTTAAACTGCGACTTGAACAAAGGCCTGCTGGAGAGCCTTCACTGCTCAGTATTAAACAG TTGGTGCGCGAGTGTAAGGAGGTTCTTAAAGGTGGTCTTCTGATGAAGCAGTATTATCAGTTCATGCTGCGCGGCGTGGTGACTGATGCTCAGGGCTTGCAGACAAATGCCAACATTGACGACTTTGAGGAGGACCTTCACAAGATGCTCGTG GTTTACTTTGACTACATGCACAGTTGGATCCAGATGTTGCAGCAGCTTCCTCAGGCCTCTCACAGCTTAAAGAACCTCTTAGAGGAGGAGTGGCACTTCACCAAGGTCATCACTCCTTACATCCGTGGAGGCGAGGCCCAGTCTGGGAAGCTTTTCTG TGACATTGCTGGGATGTTGCTCAAATCCACTGGAGAGTTCCTTGATGCCGGACTGCAGAAATGTGGGAATGAATTCTGGGAAAGTGCAGATGATAGCACGGCCTCAGATGAGATCAG GCGGTGGGTTATTGAGGCTAGTCGGTCACTGAAAGAGCTGTTCCACGAGGCCAGGGAGCGAGCGTCCAAGGCTCTAGGCTTTGCCAAAATGCTTCGCAAG GACTTAGAGGTCGCTGCGGATTTCAGCATCACTAACGGGGTGACTTGCCTCCTGGAGgcactgaaaaagagaaactaTGTCAAG GTTCAGATTCCGGGCttggaggagctgcaggtttttgtcccCTGTGGTCTGATGGATCAGAGGCCACTCATCCTGCAGCTTCTCAATGCTGCTGCCGGCAAAGACTGCTCCAAAGAGCCTGAGGAAATTGCAGACGATGAGGCCTACCTGCTCATGAGCAAACACAGAGCCGGGGACTCCGCGACCGATTCTGAATGGGCTCAGTGGGACGGAGAGCTGCTCAAACTGGTCCCTCAGATGGAAACTGTTGACACTTTAAGAGctatgaag GTGGAGAACATGCTGTTGATAGTGATGCAGTCCGCTCACCTGGTGGCACAGCGAAAGGCCTTTCAGCAGTCCATGGAGGACGTGCTCACTCTTAGCCGGGAGCAAACGTCTAGTCAGCCTCTCATCGCGACCGCTCTGGAGGAGCTCAAG GATGAGGCACTACAGCTATGCATTAAGATCAGCACTGCCATCGAACGAGTGGAGTACATGTTCACCACCGAGtttgaggcagaggtggaggagtctgAGTCAGCCACTCTGCAACAGTACTACAGGGAGGCCATGATACAGGGCTACAATTTTGCCTTCGAG TACCACAAGGAGGTGGTGCGCCTCATGTCAGGAGAGTTCAGGCAGAGGATCGGGGAGCGCTATATAGCTTTTGCCCGCAAATGGATGACCTATGTCCTGACCAAATGCGAGAGTGGAAGAGGCACCAAGCCCAG GTGGGCGACTCAGGGTTTTGATTTCCTACAGGCCATTGAACCTGCCTTCATATCAGCATTACCTGAAGATGACTTCCTG aatTTACAAGCtttgatgaatgaatgtattGGACATGTGATCGGAAAACCTCATAGCCCAGTCACCGGCTTGTACATCG ctccCAGGAATAGTCCTCGTCCCGTAAAGGTCCCTCGTTGCCATAGTGACCCACCAAACCCCAATCTGTTCATCCCCAATGCTGAAGGGTTCAG CTCTCGAAGTCTCCCCTGCGATCTCCGGAACCAGCTCCCCAACGGCCCTCGCCCCGTCCCTCAGGGCCTAGGGGAACAAAGCCACACCAAAGCACCAGGCAGCACCCCCAGTGACGTCAG GGGATCCAGTTTCCATGAGAATGACCGTCTGTCATCAGTCGCAGCAGAGTTGCATTTCAAATCTCTGAGCCGCCACTCCAGccccacagaggacagagaag AACCTTCCTATCCTAAGGGAGATCCTAACAGCACTGCACGCCGAAGCTGGGAGCTCCGCACCTTCATCAGCCAGTCCAAGG ACACAGCAGCACGGCAAAGCCCCATGGAGGCTGTCCGTCGCTCCATTCGCAAGTTCGAAGATAAACGCTATGCCATGATGAAGCAGCGCAATATCATTGGCCAAGTGTGTCACACACCCAAGTCCTATGACAACGTCATGCAAGTTGGGCTCAGGAAGGTGACCTTCAAGTGGCAGAGGGGCAACAAGATAG GTGAGGGCCAGTATGGGAAGGTGTACACCTGCATCAATGTTGACACTGGAGAACTAATGGCCATGAAGGAG ATCCGATTCCAGCCGAATGATCACAAAACGATCAAGGAGACTGCGGATGAGCTGAAAATATTTGAAGGCATTAAACACCCGAACCTGGTGCGATACTTTGGAGTTGAGCTCCATCGG GAGGAGATGTACATCTTCATGGAGTACTGTGATGAGGGCACTCTGGAGGAGGTGTCCAGACTGGGGCTGCAGGAACATGTTATCAGGCTCTACAGTAAACAGATCACTACAGCCATCAATGTCCTCCATGAACACGGCATTGTCCACCGTGATATTAAGG GAGCCAACATCTTTCTGACATCGTCCGGTCTGATTAAGCTGGGGGACTTTGGCTGCTCCGTCAAGTTGAGGAACAACACTCACACCATGCCCGGAGAGGTGAACAGCACCCTGGGAACTGCAG caTACATGGCACCCGAAGTCATCACAAGAGCAAAGGGTGAAGGTCATGGACGAGCAGCAGACATCTGGAGTTTGGGCTGCGTCCTCATTGAGATGGTGACAGGAAAG AGACCTTGGCACGAGTACGAGCACAACTTCCAGATCATGTACAAAGTGGGCATGGGCCATAAACCCCCCATCCCAGAGAAGCTGAGCACAGAGGGGAAGGACTTCCTTGGTCACTGTCTAGAGAGTGAACCCAAACGCCGCTGGACAGCTAGCATGCTGCTGGACCACCCGTTTGTCAAG GTTTGTACAGATGAAGAGTGA
- the map3k4 gene encoding mitogen-activated protein kinase kinase kinase 4 isoform X4 — protein MEPPDRNKPSRQAKPVEDASQQNSEVDESWDSASEEEEALYGTSPPCTPRQMKRMSGKHQRNSQARSAGRSPNKTDLSPSVLREGPRPAETPEEHSYKQGKKHRATLRSTERDHKKTFEGSFMLDPLSKSSPFGAINMDPRKHYLSLGCSSGKLPVSMPHIARTHRQTSRTDCPADRLKFFETLRLLLKLTSMSSKRKEKEQRGQEIMAFMGHNNEVIWLELQAWHARRSTGDQDLFLFTARQAIPDIINEVLHFKVDYDSLRGAQCLGSQTIQGDYPSIPDLLCGEEREPAVAETNHCGIDPWGFSASPSTAMNAAEPLGSGAACREHLQRQRLAFEQVKRVMELLEYVEALYPSLQALQKDYEKYAARDFQGRVQALCLWLNITQDLNQKLRVMATVLGLHDLSRIGWPVFEIPSPRCSRGNEEEETEKDEENDSTATFTAESEGEDRDAEEEEEEEGEGELGHETDGELSSSLTLKFSRLLSEDESLSTAAAGSAEASAGGGVFCPTAIYRPFVDKALKQMGLRKLILRLHKLMDRSLQRSRAALLRHTPALEFADFPDPMLYSDYLPELSRHVSYSGPAHPELGADQVSWEDLLDMDLPSFRPAFLVLCRVLLNVIHECLKLRLEQRPAGEPSLLSIKQLVRECKEVLKGGLLMKQYYQFMLRGVVTDAQGLQTNANIDDFEEDLHKMLVVYFDYMHSWIQMLQQLPQASHSLKNLLEEEWHFTKVITPYIRGGEAQSGKLFCDIAGMLLKSTGEFLDAGLQKCGNEFWESADDSTASDEIRRWVIEASRSLKELFHEARERASKALGFAKMLRKDLEVAADFSITNGVTCLLEALKKRNYVKVQIPGLEELQVFVPCGLMDQRPLILQLLNAAAGKDCSKEPEEIADDEAYLLMSKHRAGDSATDSEWAQWDGELLKLVPQMETVDTLRAMKVENMLLIVMQSAHLVAQRKAFQQSMEDVLTLSREQTSSQPLIATALEELKDEALQLCIKISTAIERVEYMFTTEFEAEVEESESATLQQYYREAMIQGYNFAFEYHKEVVRLMSGEFRQRIGERYIAFARKWMTYVLTKCESGRGTKPRWATQGFDFLQAIEPAFISALPEDDFLNLQALMNECIGHVIGKPHSPVTGLYIAPRNSPRPVKVPRCHSDPPNPNLFIPNAEGFRGSSFHENDRLSSVAAELHFKSLSRHSSPTEDREEPSYPKGDPNSTARRSWELRTFISQSKDTAARQSPMEAVRRSIRKFEDKRYAMMKQRNIIGQVCHTPKSYDNVMQVGLRKVTFKWQRGNKIGEGQYGKVYTCINVDTGELMAMKEIRFQPNDHKTIKETADELKIFEGIKHPNLVRYFGVELHREEMYIFMEYCDEGTLEEVSRLGLQEHVIRLYSKQITTAINVLHEHGIVHRDIKGANIFLTSSGLIKLGDFGCSVKLRNNTHTMPGEVNSTLGTAAYMAPEVITRAKGEGHGRAADIWSLGCVLIEMVTGKRPWHEYEHNFQIMYKVGMGHKPPIPEKLSTEGKDFLGHCLESEPKRRWTASMLLDHPFVKVCTDEE, from the exons GCAGGCTAAGCCGGTGGAAGATGCATCCCAACAGAACTCGGAGGTGGATGAATCCTGGGACTCTGccagtgaggaagaggaagctcTGTATGGCACGTCACCTCCGTGTACCCCCCGTCAGATGAAACGCATGTCTGGCAAACATCAAAGGAACAGCCAGGCGAGGAGTGCTGGTCGGTCTCCCAACAAGA CAGACCTCAGCCCATCTGTTCTGAGAGAGGGTCCCAGGCCAGCGGAGACCCCTGAGGAGCACAGCTACAAGCAGGGCAAGAAGCACAGGGCTACATTGCGCTCTACGGAGAGAGACCACAAGAAGACCTTTGAAGGTTCCTTCATGCTGGATCCACTCTCAAAGTCGAGCCCTTTCGGTGCCATCAACATGGATCCCAGGAAGCATTACTTGAGTTTGGGCTGCAGCAGCGGCAAACTTCCTGTGTCTATGCCCCATATTGCCCGGACCCACCGCCAGACCTCCAGGACAGACTGTCCTGCCGACCGCCTCAAGTTCTTTGAAACTCTGCGGCTCCTGCTCAAGCTCACGTCTATGTCCTccaagaggaaggagaaggagcagagaggCCAGGAGATCATGGCCTTCATGGGTCACAACAATGAGGTCATTTGGTTGGAGCTGCAGGCTTGGCACGCACGACGCTCCACCGGTGATCAAGacctctttcttttcactgccCGCCAGGCCATCCCTGACATCATCAATGAGGTGCTGCACTTTAAGGTCGACTATGACAGTTTGAGAGGGGCCCAGTGTTTGGGGTCTCAAACAATCCAGGGGGACTATCCGAGCATCCCAGATCTGCTTtgtggggaggagagggagcctGCTGTAGCAGAGACCAACCACTGTGGAATAGATCCCTGGGGCTTTAGCGCCAGCCCCTCGACTGCAATGAATGCAGCAGAGCCTCTGGGCTCTGGTGCTGCTTGCAGGGAACACCTTCAGCGCCAGCGGCTGGCATTTGAGCAGGTCAAGCGGGTTATGGAGTTGCTGGAGTATGTGGAAGCTTTGTACCCATCTTTGCAGGCCCTGCAGAAGGACTACGAAAAGTATGCAGCACGAGACTTCCAGGGCAGGGTGCAGGCgctctgtctgtggctcaaTATCACCCAGGACCTCAACCAGAAGCTGCGCGTTATGGCGACTGTGCTGGGACTCCATGATCTATCCCGTATCGGGTGGCCTGTCTTTGAGATCCCTTCACCTCGCTGCTCCCGTGGCAACGAAGAAGAGGAGACTGAGAAAGATGAGGAGAATGACTCGACAGCCACTTTTACCGCGGAAAGTGAAGGGGAGGACAGGGatgccgaggaggaggaggaggaggagggggagggggaatTGGGACATGAAACAGATGGAGAGTTGTCTTCCTCCCTGACTCTTAAATTTTCCCGATTGTTGTCAGAAGATGAGTCTCTCtcaactgctgctgcaggaagtgCAGAAGCAAGTGCGGGAGGGGGAGTATTCTGCCCCACAGCCATCTACAGACCGTTTGTGGATAAAGCTCTGAAACAGATGGGACTGCGTAAACTGATCCTCAGACTGCACAAACTGATGGACCGCTCTCTTCAACGGTCCAGAGCAGCGTTGCTCCGCCACACTCCAGCACTGGAG TTTGCGGACTTCCCAGACCCCATGCTGTACAGTGATTACCTGCCAGAGTTGTCGCGCCACGTGTCCTACAGCGGTCCGGCTCACCCAGAGCTCGGAGCAGACCAGGTGTCCTGGGAGGATTTGCTGGACATGGACCTCCCATCCTTCCGGCCGGCGTTCCTCGTGCTGTGCAGAGTCCTTCTCAATGTCATTCACGAATGCCTTAAACTGCGACTTGAACAAAGGCCTGCTGGAGAGCCTTCACTGCTCAGTATTAAACAG TTGGTGCGCGAGTGTAAGGAGGTTCTTAAAGGTGGTCTTCTGATGAAGCAGTATTATCAGTTCATGCTGCGCGGCGTGGTGACTGATGCTCAGGGCTTGCAGACAAATGCCAACATTGACGACTTTGAGGAGGACCTTCACAAGATGCTCGTG GTTTACTTTGACTACATGCACAGTTGGATCCAGATGTTGCAGCAGCTTCCTCAGGCCTCTCACAGCTTAAAGAACCTCTTAGAGGAGGAGTGGCACTTCACCAAGGTCATCACTCCTTACATCCGTGGAGGCGAGGCCCAGTCTGGGAAGCTTTTCTG TGACATTGCTGGGATGTTGCTCAAATCCACTGGAGAGTTCCTTGATGCCGGACTGCAGAAATGTGGGAATGAATTCTGGGAAAGTGCAGATGATAGCACGGCCTCAGATGAGATCAG GCGGTGGGTTATTGAGGCTAGTCGGTCACTGAAAGAGCTGTTCCACGAGGCCAGGGAGCGAGCGTCCAAGGCTCTAGGCTTTGCCAAAATGCTTCGCAAG GACTTAGAGGTCGCTGCGGATTTCAGCATCACTAACGGGGTGACTTGCCTCCTGGAGgcactgaaaaagagaaactaTGTCAAG GTTCAGATTCCGGGCttggaggagctgcaggtttttgtcccCTGTGGTCTGATGGATCAGAGGCCACTCATCCTGCAGCTTCTCAATGCTGCTGCCGGCAAAGACTGCTCCAAAGAGCCTGAGGAAATTGCAGACGATGAGGCCTACCTGCTCATGAGCAAACACAGAGCCGGGGACTCCGCGACCGATTCTGAATGGGCTCAGTGGGACGGAGAGCTGCTCAAACTGGTCCCTCAGATGGAAACTGTTGACACTTTAAGAGctatgaag GTGGAGAACATGCTGTTGATAGTGATGCAGTCCGCTCACCTGGTGGCACAGCGAAAGGCCTTTCAGCAGTCCATGGAGGACGTGCTCACTCTTAGCCGGGAGCAAACGTCTAGTCAGCCTCTCATCGCGACCGCTCTGGAGGAGCTCAAG GATGAGGCACTACAGCTATGCATTAAGATCAGCACTGCCATCGAACGAGTGGAGTACATGTTCACCACCGAGtttgaggcagaggtggaggagtctgAGTCAGCCACTCTGCAACAGTACTACAGGGAGGCCATGATACAGGGCTACAATTTTGCCTTCGAG TACCACAAGGAGGTGGTGCGCCTCATGTCAGGAGAGTTCAGGCAGAGGATCGGGGAGCGCTATATAGCTTTTGCCCGCAAATGGATGACCTATGTCCTGACCAAATGCGAGAGTGGAAGAGGCACCAAGCCCAG GTGGGCGACTCAGGGTTTTGATTTCCTACAGGCCATTGAACCTGCCTTCATATCAGCATTACCTGAAGATGACTTCCTG aatTTACAAGCtttgatgaatgaatgtattGGACATGTGATCGGAAAACCTCATAGCCCAGTCACCGGCTTGTACATCG ctccCAGGAATAGTCCTCGTCCCGTAAAGGTCCCTCGTTGCCATAGTGACCCACCAAACCCCAATCTGTTCATCCCCAATGCTGAAGGGTTCAG GGGATCCAGTTTCCATGAGAATGACCGTCTGTCATCAGTCGCAGCAGAGTTGCATTTCAAATCTCTGAGCCGCCACTCCAGccccacagaggacagagaag AACCTTCCTATCCTAAGGGAGATCCTAACAGCACTGCACGCCGAAGCTGGGAGCTCCGCACCTTCATCAGCCAGTCCAAGG ACACAGCAGCACGGCAAAGCCCCATGGAGGCTGTCCGTCGCTCCATTCGCAAGTTCGAAGATAAACGCTATGCCATGATGAAGCAGCGCAATATCATTGGCCAAGTGTGTCACACACCCAAGTCCTATGACAACGTCATGCAAGTTGGGCTCAGGAAGGTGACCTTCAAGTGGCAGAGGGGCAACAAGATAG GTGAGGGCCAGTATGGGAAGGTGTACACCTGCATCAATGTTGACACTGGAGAACTAATGGCCATGAAGGAG ATCCGATTCCAGCCGAATGATCACAAAACGATCAAGGAGACTGCGGATGAGCTGAAAATATTTGAAGGCATTAAACACCCGAACCTGGTGCGATACTTTGGAGTTGAGCTCCATCGG GAGGAGATGTACATCTTCATGGAGTACTGTGATGAGGGCACTCTGGAGGAGGTGTCCAGACTGGGGCTGCAGGAACATGTTATCAGGCTCTACAGTAAACAGATCACTACAGCCATCAATGTCCTCCATGAACACGGCATTGTCCACCGTGATATTAAGG GAGCCAACATCTTTCTGACATCGTCCGGTCTGATTAAGCTGGGGGACTTTGGCTGCTCCGTCAAGTTGAGGAACAACACTCACACCATGCCCGGAGAGGTGAACAGCACCCTGGGAACTGCAG caTACATGGCACCCGAAGTCATCACAAGAGCAAAGGGTGAAGGTCATGGACGAGCAGCAGACATCTGGAGTTTGGGCTGCGTCCTCATTGAGATGGTGACAGGAAAG AGACCTTGGCACGAGTACGAGCACAACTTCCAGATCATGTACAAAGTGGGCATGGGCCATAAACCCCCCATCCCAGAGAAGCTGAGCACAGAGGGGAAGGACTTCCTTGGTCACTGTCTAGAGAGTGAACCCAAACGCCGCTGGACAGCTAGCATGCTGCTGGACCACCCGTTTGTCAAG GTTTGTACAGATGAAGAGTGA